The genomic segment CTTTCGACGACGGTTCCCGGCCGGACTTCAACTGCGGCCAGTTCGGCGAGTTCGGCATCTACGGCGCCGGCGAGTCGACCTTCTGCCTGGCGTCGCCGCCGAGCCGCGACGGCCTGGATATTACGGTCAAAGAGGTCGGCAAGGTCACGCGCGCCTTCCACAACCTTAACGAAGGGGACCTCGTAACCTTCCGCGGCCCGTACGGCAACTGGTTCCCCTACGACGACTTCAAGGGCAAGAAGCTGTTGTTCATCGGCGGCGGTATAGGCCAGGCCCCGCTCCGCGGCCTGCTGTGGACCTGCCTCGAGAACCGCGGCGACTTCGACGAGATAGAGCTCATCTACGCC from the bacterium genome contains:
- a CDS encoding heterodisulfide reductase subunit F yields the protein MGNNSERLYVPRLVRVAAVDDETPTTKTFQLAFDDGSRPDFNCGQFGEFGIYGAGESTFCLASPPSRDGLDITVKEVGKVTRAFHNLNEGDLVTFRGPYGNWFPYDDFKGKKLLFIGGGIGQAPLRGLLWTCLENRGDFDEIELIYAAREECELVYERELLELEERDDITVTLALDPVCPGEPIPEWRGRTSFVPPILEEERPSPENRVVITCGPPIM